One Xyrauchen texanus isolate HMW12.3.18 chromosome 2, RBS_HiC_50CHRs, whole genome shotgun sequence genomic window carries:
- the pygmb gene encoding phosphorylase, glycogen, muscle b → MSKPLTDQEKRKQISVRGLAGVENVADLKTNFNRHLHFTLVKDRNVATKRDYYFALAHTVRDHLVGRWIRTQQHYYEKDPKRVYYLSLEFYMGRTLQNTMVNLALENACDEAIYQLGLDMEELQDMEEDAGLGNGGLGRLAACFLDSMATLGLAAYGYGIRYEFGIFNQKITKGWQVEEADDWLRYGNPWEKARPEYMRPVHFYGRVEHNPDGVKWVDTQVILALPYDTPVPGYRNNIVNTMRLWSAKAPCEFHLKDFNVGGYIQAVLDKNLAENISRVLYPNDNFFEGKELRLKQEYFVVAATLQDIIRRFKASKFGSIEVVRMDLTTLPDKVAIQLNDTHPAMAIPELMRILLDDEKLNWDMAWDITVRTCAYTNHTVLPEALERWPVDLFQNLLPRHLEIIYEINRRHLERISALYPDDPDRLRRMSLIEEGGQKKINMAHLCIVGSHAVNGVAQIHSNIIKDTVFKDFYEVDPQKFQNKTNGITPRRWLVMCNPGLAEVIAERIGEDYIRDLSQLKKLLKFVDDDAFIRDIAKVKQESKMKFAVQLEEQYKVKINPNSMFDVQVKRIHEYKRQLMNCLHIITLYNRIKKEPNKAWTPRTIMIGGKAAPGYHTAKMIIKLITAIGEVVNNDSVVGDRLKVIFLENYKVTLAEKVIPAADLSEQISTAGTEASGTGNMKFMLNGALTIGTMDGANVEMAEEAGEENLFIFGMRVDDVEALDKKGYNALEYYNRIPELKQVIDQISGGFFSPEEPDQFKDIVNMLMYNDRFKVFADFEDYIKCQDRVSALYKNTKEWTKKVIKNIAGCGKFSSDRTIAQYAREIWGMEPNLEKIAAPDDPR, encoded by the exons ATGTCCAAGCCACTGACGGATCAAGAGAAGAGGAAGCAAATTTCCGTACGAGGTCTCGCCGGGGTTGAAAACGTCGCAGACCTCAAAACCAATTTTAATCGGCATTTGCACTTCACCTTGGTCAAGGACCGTAATGTTGCAACGAAGCGCGACTACTACTTCGCCCTGGCACACACCGTCCGCGACCATTTGGTGGGAAGATGGATCCGGACGCAGCAGCATTACTATGAGAAAGACCCGAAA CGTGTGTATTATCTTTCTCTGGAATTTTACATGGGGCGGACCTTACAAAACACCATGGTCAACTTAGCTTTGGAGAATGCCTGCGATGAGGCCATCTATCAG CTGGGTTTGGATATGGAGGAGCTGCAGGACATGGAGGAGGATGCTGGCCTGGGTAATGGAGGCCTTGGTCGACTGGCAG cTTGCTTTCTGGACTCCATGGCAACCTTGGGCCTGGCAGCTTATGGTTATGGAATCCGATATGAATTTGGAATCTTTAATCAAAAAATCACAAAGGGCTGGCAG GTGGAGGAGGCGGACGATTGGCTGCGCTATGGAAACCCTTGGGAAAAGGCCCGCCCTGAATACATGCGTCCTGTGCATTTCTATGGTCGGGTGGAGCACAACCCTGATGGAGTAAAATGGGTGGATACACAG GTCATCCTCGCCCTCCCCTATGATACGCCTGTCCCAggatacagaaacaacattgttaACACAATGAGGCTCTGGTCTGCCAAAGCTCCGTGCGAATTCCACCTCAAAGACT TTAATGTTGGTGGATACATCCAGGCTGTCCTGGACAAAAATCTGGCTGAGAACATCTCCCGTGTGCTATACCCCAATGACAAT ttctTTGAGGGCAAAGAGTTGCGTTTGAAGCAGGAGTATTTTGTGGTTGCTGCAACTCTTCAGGACATCATCCGCAGGTTCAAAGCCTCTAAGTTTGGCTCAATTGAGGTGGTTCGCATGGACCTTACCACACTGCCTGATAAG GTGGCTATCCAGCTAAATGACACTCATCCTGCAATGGCCATCCCTGAGCTGATGAGAATCCTCTTGGATGATGAGAAATTGAACTGGGACATG GCTTGGGACATCACTGTGCGTACTTGTGCATACACTAACCATACCGTCTTGCCGGAAGCTCTGGAGCGTTGGCCAGTtgatctgttccaaaaccttctGCCCCGCCACCTGGAGATCATCTACGAGATTAACCGACGTCACCTGGAG AGGATCTCTGCGCTCTACCCTGATGATCCTGACCGTTTGAGACGCATGTCTCTGATTGAGGAAGGAGGTCAGAAGAAGATCAACATGGCTCATCTTTGCATCGTGGGTTCTCACGCAGTTAACGGCGTGGCACAAATCCACTCCAACATCATTAAAGATACTGT CTTTAAAGACTTCTATGAAGTGGATCCACAAAAGTTCCAGAATAAGACCAATGGTATCACACCCCGTCGCTGGCTTGTCATGTGTAACCCTGGACTGGCTGAAGTCATTGCTGAG AGAATTGGAGAGGACTACATCCGTGACTTGAGCCAGTTGAAGAAACTCCTGAAGTTTGTGGATGACGATGCATTCATTCGAGATATCGCCAAAGTCAAACAG GAGAGTAAAATGAAATTTGCTGTGCAACTTGAAGAACAGTATAAGGTGAAGATCAATCCAAACTCCATGTTTGATGTCCAAGTGAAGAGGATCCATGAATACAAAAGACAGCTGATGAACTGTCTGCACATCATCACCCTTTACAACC GCATCAAGAAGGAGCCTAACAAGGCCTGGACACCTAGGACAATTATGATTGGTGGAAAG GCTGCCCCTGGGTATCACACTGCTAAGATGATCATCAAGCTGATCACGGCAATTGGAGAAGTGGTAAATAATGATAGTGTAGTGGGAGATCGTCTGAAAGTCATCTTCCTTGAGAACTACAAGGTCACACTTGCCGAGAAAG TCATTCCTGCGGCTGACCTATCCGAGCAGATCTCCACAGCAGGAACAGAAGCTTCTGGAACAGGTAACATGAAGTTCATGCTGAATGGAGCTCTGACCATCGGCACCATGGATGGGGCTAACGTGGAGATGGCTGAAGAGGCGGGAGAGGAAAACCTTTTCATCTTCGGCATGAGAGTGGATGATGTGGAGGCTTTGGATAAGAAGGG ATACAATGCTCTGGAGTATTATAACCGCATTCCAGAGCTGAAGCAAGTAATTGATCAGATCTCTGGAGGATTCTTCAGTCCTGAAGAGCCCGATCAGTTTAAAGACATTGTAAACATGCTGATGTACAATGACAG ATTCAAGGTGTTTGCTGATTTTGAGGACTACATTAAATGTCAGGATAGAGTCAGTGCTCTTTATAAG aacactaaagaATGGACCAAGAAGGTCATCAAGAACATTGCTGGTTGTGGCAAATTCTCCAGCGATCGCACCATCGCTCAGTATGCCCGTGAGATCTGGGGCATGGAGCCTAATCTGGAGAAAATCGCAGCTCCCGATGACCCTCGCTAA